The genomic interval CCGTCGAAGGTGATATCGACCGTACTGGTCCTCAAGGCTCTCTTTCTCGTCATCGTCGGTACTGCTCTTTTATTAGGCGGTTCGGTCATTGAACCGTTCCTGTCCCCATCGTTGGTACCCTCGTTAATCATTGCTGTGGGGGTTCAACAACTCGGTCGGGTCGGCCTACACGCGCTTCGTGGTAGACTTCGTGTCTCCGAGGCAGCCCTCGTCCAGTTGTTCGGTGATCTTGTGCTACTAATCGCCGGCTACGCGATGGCCGTCTCTGGATTCGAGCTATTGGGGCTCGTATACGCCTTCGTTCTACAGTGGGTCCTCATTTCGGCGGTCTCGCTCTGGCTGATAGGGTACACGCCAAGCCTCCCATCGCTAGACGTCGGCCGATCTCTGTTTGCGTTCTCGAAGTACACATTCGTCTCATCGGTAGTCGCCAGCGCACTGTATGGATGGACGGACACCTTACTCATCGGCTACTATCTCTCACCGGGAGCGGTGGCAGTTTACGAAGCCGCGTGGCGGGTCGCACGTGCCGTTTCGCTGGTTTCGCAGTCCATCGGGACTGCCCTGTTTCCACAAGTGAGCGACTGGCAACTCAGCGATGAGCTTACAGCGGTGACCGAAACCGTCAGAGACGGCATAACCGGCGCGCTTGTCGTCGTCTTCCCTGCAATTGTAGGTGCCGCATTACTTGGAGACTCTCTTCTAGGGACGTTCGTTGACCCGACGACTGCAGCCGGTGCGATGGTCCTCGTTGTTCTTCTCGTCGGCAAGATCCCCGAGAGTCTCAATGATGTCGTTGCAAGAACACTATTCGGTCTTGATAAGCCGGCATATACAGCGTACGCCGCGGGGCTGTTCATGCTGATTAACGTCGGACTTAATGTCGTCTTGATTCCCTTGTACGGTATTGAGGGGGCGGCTATCGCGACGACTCTGGCGTTCGCCGTAAACGCGGCGGTGAATACATATTACCTACGGAGCCAAGTGGCCGTCTCTTTCGATTACCGAACCCTCGGTTACGTACTACTGTCCAGCCTGTGTATGGGTGTTGTGCTACTCTTGATAAATCAGATGATTTCTATCGACTCTCAGGTGTCGCTTCTGGGGACCGTTGTATTCGGCGGTGTGCTGTACTTTTTCGTCCTGCTGATTCCGCCAAGCGTTCGTCAGAGAGCGAAAAAGCTCAAAAAACAGTTACTTGGTTGATGATTTACTCGCACCCCGCGCGGGCATCAAAAGGAATAATTATCTTCATTGCTCTCAATCTGAGTACGTCCGAATGATACCTGTCGACTCCCGTGTGACCGTTATTGGCGGTGCGGGAGTCCCAGCTGCCCGTCTCGTCAAGGAGTCGTGGTGGCGCGGCTCCGACAACGCATCCGCCCTCTGTCGTGCGGAACGCGACTCGCATGATTCAGGTGCAGTCGAACGGTGGTACCGTGAGCGCCGCAACACATAGCTCCCACCTCGAGGCGAGAGTAGTTCCCCTGTTAGTCGTCGGACTCTACGTCTCGACGATAGCAATTCCACGGATCATCGGTGCCGGGGGTGCAGTCAGGACAAAGCTCGTCCTCGAAGCGTTGTTGTTCGGGGCTGCACTCGGTGGAATCGGTCTCGTACTTTTTTGCCGCGGACGCGTACAGTTCGACCGGACCTACCAGGGTATTGCGGCGGTGTTCGGTGCGACCGTTCTGCTTTCGACTGTCGCGCTCGTCGTCGGCCTCCTGCGGGGCTACCCGACCGGTGATGTCTTTGGTGACTACTACAAGTTCATCATCCCGGCAGCGACGGTTACACTTGTGTACGCTGTAGCCGACTCGTCCGAACAGCTCGAAACCGCCCTCGCCGTCGCATTCCGGATCGGTCTCTTGCTGATCGCCAGTGTCTTGACCCTCTACGTCACCGGTGTATTAGGATTGAATGATCGACCGAGGTTCATCTACCAGTTCCCTATCCTGATTGTGCTCGGCTACTGGCAGTACAGGCAGGGGGATCCCGTCGCACGCTACGGCTTCCCGTTCCTCGTGGTCGCAACCCTCCCGTTGGTCGGGTACTCCCAGTCGTTATCGTTGCTGTTACAGACCCTACTCACGGCGGTCTTGGCCGTGACCTACGCTCGCTTCAACAGCCCGCGAGAGCTCGCCGTCGGCGGTGGGGTCGTCGCCGTTGTTGGAGTCATCGGAGGCGGGTTGCTGCTCCTTGCAGCGACGCAGCTTTCGAGTGCACAGTGGCGGGAGTACGGATATCTCGGCTCGAAGATGGTTGCCCTGGTCGGCGATTACACGCTCTACGAGCGCCTAATCGTGCTCGGCGGGAGCCGCGCCGCCGAACCATTCGGCGTTCTGGCCCGGATTGACGGCGGACTCCTCGAACTGCTCGTGGGGAGCGGCATGGGTAGTACCTTCATGGTCTCCTCGCCGTTCGGCTCCCCAAGGTGGATTGGGGAGGACCACTTCGTCCATGCCGGGCTTTGGGAGGCCGTGCTCCGTACGGGGCTGTTGGGTGGCCTCGCCTATTTGGGGGTGGTCGTGTCTTATATCTACGTCGGCTGGAAGGTGAGCGGCGACAGCTATCTCGGTGCCCTCGCGGCCGCGAACGCGTCCACGACGCTCCTGTTCGCTCCGCTTGTCGGAAAACTGCTCGGCCCGCAGTTCTTTTCATACGCGCTGTTCGCATACGCACTCGTGCGTTGGGGTGAGCTACGGGACTGTTCCGAAAAGCTTGCAACCACCTCGGACACCTAGCCGGTGATGCTCTCGCTCAGTGTCGTCACGATATGCTACAACTGTCTTGAGGAACTCCCCGGAACCGTCGGGAGCGTTCGCGGGCAGACCTACGACGAGATCGAACACGTCGTAATCGATGGCGACTCGGACGACGGAACGTCGGAGTGGCTTGCCGAGCGCGAGGAGTGGTTCGATGTCCTCGTGTCGGAACAGGACGATGGACGATACCATGCGATGAACAAGGGGTTGGAACGGGCGACGGGCGACTACGTACTGTTCTTGAACGCTGGCGACGAGTTCCGGACCGACTCCGTTATTGAGGACCTGTTCACACGACCCGAGATCCGCGAAAACCGGCCGAACATAATCTCCGGACGGATCGAGCTCACTATCGACGGCGAGTCGCTGAACTTCACACGACCTTGGCGGTCGGGGAAAGAAGGCCCCGGACTCCCCCACCCGGCCACCCTCGTTGACCGAGAGCTGCACCAGCAGTATAGTTTTGACGAACAGTTCACCTACGTCGCTGATTATGAACTCTGGGCAAGACTCCGGGATGAGCGCGCGTACGATGTCCATTACGTCTCCGACGTAATCACCTTGTTCAATGTTGAGGGCGCGTCGAACTCGCCAGACGTAGCCTTCGCCCGGTATCTCGAACGGGCGTTCGTGGACTATAAATATGGGCACGGGTTCGACTCAACCGACGCTGCTATCCTCTTCTTGGCGCCGATAGCACGACAGATGCTGAGTCTGCTGCTTGGTCAACGGCGGTTCATCGCGATTCTTCGGTACCGTCGGCTCGCGAAGCGACTCCTTCGGAACGGACCGAAACTCTAAACCACTATACCTTGGACTTGCGAGTAGATGGAGCGTCCCGATATCGTCCTCGTCACCGTAGATTCTCTGCGGGCAGATTGCGTCGGTTTCCTCGGCGACGATACGCCAGCGACGCCGAACATGGACGCTGTCGCAGATGAGGCAAACGTGTCCACGGCTGCGACTACACCAAGTTCGCACACACGAGCCTCAGTCCCCGCGATCCTGACCTCACAGTACGCCCACCGATTCTTTAACAACTTCCTACACGACGTGGAGACACCCACCATCGCACAGCGCCTCTCCGAGGTGGGGTACAGTACCGCAGCTTTCCACTCGAATCCCTTGCTCTCGCGACATTTTGGATATGATCAGGGGTTCGACACGTTCTCGGATGGGCTTCGATACGTCGAACGGACTCGACTCCCGGAGACGGCGACCCGCCTATACTCGAAGCTTATTCGCCTCCTGCGTCGGTTTCCGTACCAACCTGCAGAAACAATCACCAGAC from Halosegnis marinus carries:
- a CDS encoding flippase; amino-acid sequence: MNLSRTISVDLVSRLGRAVVALCAISVFITILGSDIFGRFVLFEAVVTILGIGVDMGLGSAAQKRVADHRPSKVISTVLVLKALFLVIVGTALLLGGSVIEPFLSPSLVPSLIIAVGVQQLGRVGLHALRGRLRVSEAALVQLFGDLVLLIAGYAMAVSGFELLGLVYAFVLQWVLISAVSLWLIGYTPSLPSLDVGRSLFAFSKYTFVSSVVASALYGWTDTLLIGYYLSPGAVAVYEAAWRVARAVSLVSQSIGTALFPQVSDWQLSDELTAVTETVRDGITGALVVVFPAIVGAALLGDSLLGTFVDPTTAAGAMVLVVLLVGKIPESLNDVVARTLFGLDKPAYTAYAAGLFMLINVGLNVVLIPLYGIEGAAIATTLAFAVNAAVNTYYLRSQVAVSFDYRTLGYVLLSSLCMGVVLLLINQMISIDSQVSLLGTVVFGGVLYFFVLLIPPSVRQRAKKLKKQLLG
- a CDS encoding glycosyltransferase family 2 protein, with translation MLSLSVVTICYNCLEELPGTVGSVRGQTYDEIEHVVIDGDSDDGTSEWLAEREEWFDVLVSEQDDGRYHAMNKGLERATGDYVLFLNAGDEFRTDSVIEDLFTRPEIRENRPNIISGRIELTIDGESLNFTRPWRSGKEGPGLPHPATLVDRELHQQYSFDEQFTYVADYELWARLRDERAYDVHYVSDVITLFNVEGASNSPDVAFARYLERAFVDYKYGHGFDSTDAAILFLAPIARQMLSLLLGQRRFIAILRYRRLAKRLLRNGPKL